The sequence below is a genomic window from Kiloniellales bacterium.
TCAAGCTGGTGGCACCGACCCGAGCGGAGGCCGGTTGCCTGCAGTACGACCTGCACCAAGACAACGACGACCCGGCCCATTTCCTGTTCTTCGAGAACTGGGAGACGCGCGAGCTCTGGCGCGCCCACATGGAGAGCGACCATATCGCCGCCTTCCGCGCCGCCACGGAGGGCGCCATCGAGAGCGTCGCGCTCTCCGAGATGACCAAGGTCGGCTGAACCGCCCCCGCAAGACAGAGGAGACGCCCGTTGAGCTGGAACCAAGCGCTCGACCCGCAATGCCCGGAGGCCGCCCAGGCCGACGCCGTCGACACCCTGATCGTCCCGCGCGCCCGCGACCTCGGCGGCTTCGAGGTCCGCCGCGTGCTGCCGTCGAGCAGGCGCCAGATGGTCGGCCCCTTCATCTTCTTCGACCAGATGGGCCCGGCCTGCTTCGCGCCCGGCAAGGGCATCGACGTGCGCGCGCACCCGCACATTGGGCTCGCCACGGTCACCTACCTCTACAGCGGCGAGCTGCAGCA
It includes:
- a CDS encoding putative quinol monooxygenase, whose product is MSTLTIVADIRVRPDRVEQAKAELLKLVAPTRAEAGCLQYDLHQDNDDPAHFLFFENWETRELWRAHMESDHIAAFRAATEGAIESVALSEMTKVG